The DNA region GGATGCTTAAATTGATCAATTTGATTTGTCAGGTTTTtctttgctgccttggactaaCTCTATGTGACGTTTGGTGAACAAGTTAATGTAGGATAAACACATctgttaattatattttttttttgggtgaaaAAGTGTCTTTTAAAATGAGTTTTATAAAATTAGAATGGATGTTTAAATGCTTAAATTGATCAATTCGATTTGTCAAGTTTTGCTTGCTGCCTCAAGGGACTAATTCTATGTGAAGTTTAGTGAACAAGTTAATATAGGATAAACAAActtattattttgttttatgagCATGTGCCTTTTAACAAATTAGAATTGATGTTGAGAATGTTTAAATTGATCAATTTGATTTCTCAAGTTTTTCTTGCTGCCTCAAGGGATTAATTCTATATGAAGTTTGGTGAACAGGTTGATATAGAATAATCAATACCAATAAACTTTATTTTGTGAACAAGCAAGTGCCTTTCAAAATGACTTCTTACAAATTAGAGCCATTGATTAGTAATAAATTAGAGAAAATGTGAAGGGAgtttatattttctttctatGAGTGGGTTAAGGAACCTTTTGCTTGCTTGAAATCTATACTAAGTGGTTCCCTCACCAATGTTGGTTGAATATTTGTACAGATTTTGGGTTAGTTGCTAAGTATTTTCAGGAGGGTTAGGTATAGCGGAGTATTATTACGTAGCAGATATTTTAGAGGCATTTTGTTATGCTTCAGATGCTGTCAAAGTCCCAGATGGAAATCTATTTTGTTGGCTATGTCAGATCTTAAGTGTTCTGCTGACAGGGGAGTCTAACTTGGTGGTTGCAGAATTGAGTGCAAGGAAACATAATATACTCAATATCATGCCCAGTATGTTGTCTGTGCTCAATGTTGTAAGGTGAAGTGATGGATCCGGAGGACTTTGTGTACTTTCAACATTTGATTCAACAGAGTTAATAACAAACACTTCATTATACTCATATGATGACTCTTCTAAGACAAGGTTAAGTTTTCACAGTGTTCTTTATGTATTCATATTATAATAAATGTTGTAGAGTTTTTAAGACCACTGTCATAAAATATTAATCCaactaaaaatattaataaacttGTGTAATCATACAATATTGTATCTAGTATAAAACCAATTCAGATAATGACTGACTTTTACACACTTACAGTACACCAAAATCTTCTTTTCCCTTGATAAAATTTGAGATGTCCCCCAACAAATCCAATGGCCAGCTACATCATATATTGTACACTATTCTATATTATCAAGATCTATCATTTAGACCATGTAAAACTGGACCTACACTTTCTACCTCAAAGACTTAAACAAAACTCATTGCTTTCGTCCAAATAGACTTTATTCAGAATGCGTATCTGCAGAGATATTGCAGCTTCATGAGACTGTGGTCTCTGGAATTATTGAGTCGTAGACTCTATCTGTGGCCTTCTTTGCCTAGATGAGGAGTcagaaaaataagaaatgtcAGCTCCCTCATCACAAAAAATGAAAGGATGATTGAAGAGAtcacaaaggaaaaaaaaatgtaagccATCACCTCTTGCTCCCAATCAGTACGTGTAGTAATGATCATTAGAGAAACTAGTTGAACAGTGAGTGCACATACGATCCCCAGCCACAAACCctacataaaaaattatttagcagGTAGGACCAAATCAGATTATTGTAATCTTTGTAAAACTGAATCATCAGCCTCAAAACTATGCTACAAAATAATGGTCCAATTTTTACCTTGCCGCCAAGATGCAATACAAAAGCTAACACAATAGCTGATGGAATTCCAACTAAATAATATGACCCCAGATTGACAAATGCTCCAATTGTCTGCCAACCACATCCTCTAGCAGTTCCTGCATTATAGTTGACATAGTAAGAAATAAGATCAATTGTAATTGTTTGGATGAAATATGCTTTCAACTTATCTGTGTTACTTTTTAAATTCTTATTTGCACTTTCCACTTCCCCGTTTGTCATATTTATTCTTTAAATAGGAAGGCCTTCTTTTACATTTCTTTCGTCTTAGTTCAAGCCTCAGGGTGAATGGTAAAGTTACCAAGTAAACTAGCAACTAAAAATGTTTTGAAGTGATATTTTGTAAATTATAGGAGCTAGCTAATTTTTCACTTCAGATTTTTTGCTTACTTATTTTTGGAAAATCAATTAAGTAACATATAATTTTTATGATTTCTTCCAATCTACAAACATCATAGCTCCTATGTAGACAATAAatgtaataaaagagaaatagGAAAAACCTGAAAGAACGCTCTGGAATGCATCTATAAAGTGGGAAATTGCAAGAATTGGCATCATAGTTGCCACATATTTGACAACTTCAACTTCATTACTATATGCATAGCCCCATATATTGCGTATTAGTATCAACACTGTCGCAACTAAGCTACCCTCAACAATGGCTAGGACTGAGACAACAGACACTGCTAAACGTGCAGCACGTGGATGACCAGCTCCAAGTTCATTTGAGACCCGAATGCTGCAAGAATTTCATGCAAAGCATTAATGATATTGTTTACACCAAATCAAGGGGgaaattgcaaaaaaaaaatgtagtcCAAAAATACGTTACAACTTTTGGACATGTAACAACACCCTCAATTATATTCTATAGATTTTATCTTCAACTTACCATGTTTTACTTCTAGTTTCAACAAAGAAAATTAGGAAGAAACTGAATGTTTGATAGATATAACTTATAAGTTCAGGGAAATCCTTACCTTACAGATCCACTGAGTCCAAAAGGAATCATCCAAACAGTTGATGCTGTATTCAAGCTGACAAAAGCACACAAGTCACCCACAATTAATATGTAGATGAAAATATGAAACAAATGTGAAAAACATCTGAAATATGAAACCGACCAGATAGAAAGCACTGATGTTTCCAACTTTGGATTTGGAAGAATACCGGAAAGGAGAACCATCATTTCAAACGACCACATTTCCAAGCTGTTCAccataatattaataataacaaaaattgaaaacagaatTAGGATTATAGTAATGTTAAAAATAGTAACAACTCATAAAACAGAAGAGAAGATATTGGTCTGTTATAGGTGCTATTGAAGTATGTTACAAAGGAATTACCAAATCATAGCAGCTGAAGGAATGGCAAGCCTCAAGAAAGTGGGGAGGCTGTGCAGTGCCTTTCTGGAAAAGCCGGTCCATGTTTTTTTACACGAGGGAGAAAACTTGACATAAAGTGAGAGTATGAAAACATTTACCCAATAAGAGATAGAATTTGCTACAGCAGCCCCTCTGTACCCTAGTCCAGACTTGAATACCATAATCCAACATATTAAAAAGTGTAGTGACGTAGTCACTCCTGAGATGAGCATCATTGGAAATACAATATTTTGGGTTTGCAAGAACCTGTTGAGGCACTGCAGAAGACCATAACCAAAAAGACTTGGTACCATTAACTTGGCATACTCCCCAGCTGCTGTAGATATTTCAGGATCTTGGCCAAGGAAAACAAGAATGGATCTTGTGTTTGCCCAAATAACTGCAAGTGGAATGCTTACAATCATAAGAATGAACATGGCCCTCTGCATGTGTATGCCTAAAATTTGATACTGCTTTGCTCCATATGACTGGCCACATAAGGTGTCCAAGGCGCTTGCCATTCCTACCTGTTTTAACCAAATTAAAAAGGGGCAGAGGAAAATAACTGTGACCAAGTTCAATCTTTAGTTGATTTAATTTTCCACTTTTTTTACTTTTCAAAACTCTTAATTCTCACCCATTACTACCATTGTCTCTCTTTAATGTTACTCAATTTTAAATAATGGTGTTTAGTCAAATTAAactgtgcataaccttaaaaaCAACACAAGATTAGGAAATGAGGTAGTATAATCATATTGGTTGCAAGAGTACTTAGATATGAATCTTGAAGGGGTGATTAAGGAAATCTGAACTCACCAAGAAACTGAAACCTGTGACAGATGCAAAAGAAGTGGCCATGGAAGCACCAGAGAGAGCCAACTCACCGAGATGTCCAACAAACATGACGGATATGATATTTAGGCTATAATTTAGGAGACTCACACATATTAAAGGTCCTGCTAGCCATAACTGCTTCTTAACTTCTTCAAGAACTTCTCTTCTTTCTGTTGTTGCCCTTGAGCTTTGAATCAAAGGAGAGTGGAGAGATGCCTTTTGGTGTTCACTCTCCATTTCTCTTCGTACTACCTGCTTCTTAGTTGCAAAAGGAGAGACAGTTTTCTCAGAGTTTGTTTTGCTTGATCAAACTCTCAACTTCAAGGCCTATGAATGGAAAAAAAT from Lotus japonicus ecotype B-129 chromosome 2, LjGifu_v1.2 includes:
- the LOC130738814 gene encoding protein DETOXIFICATION 16-like isoform X3, which gives rise to MESEHQKASLHSPLIQSSRATTERREVLEEVKKQLWLAGPLICVGMASALDTLCGQSYGAKQYQILGIHMQRAMFILMIVSIPLAVIWANTRSILVFLGQDPEISTAAGEYAKLMVPSLFGYGLLQCLNRFLQTQNIVFPMMLISGVTTSLHFLICWIMVFKSGLGYRGAAVANSISYWVNVFILSLYVKFSPSCKKTWTGFSRKALHSLPTFLRLAIPSAAMICLEMWSFEMMVLLSGILPNPKLETSVLSICLNTASTVWMIPFGLSGSVSIRVSNELGAGHPRAARLAVSVVSVLAIVEGSLVATVLILIRNIWGYAYSNEVEVVKYVATMMPILAISHFIDAFQSVLSGTARGCGWQTIGAFVNLGSYYLVGIPSAIVLAFVLHLGGKGLWLGIVCALTVQLVSLMIITTRTDWEQEAKKATDRVYDSIIPETTVS
- the LOC130738814 gene encoding protein DETOXIFICATION 16-like isoform X2, yielding MESEHQKASLHSPLIQSSRATTERREVLEEVKKQLWLAGPLICVSLLNYSLNIISVMFVGHLGELALSGASMATSFASVTGFSFLVGMASALDTLCGQSYGAKQYQILGIHMQRAMFILMIVSIPLAVIWANTRSILVFLGQDPEISTAAGEYAKLMVPSLFGYGLLQCLNRFLQTQNIVFPMMLISGVTTSLHFLICWIMVFKSGLGYRGAAVANSISYWVNVFILSLYVKFSPSCKKTWTGFSRKALHSLPTFLRLAIPSAAMICLEMWSFEMMVLLSGILPNPKLETSVLSICLNTASTVWMIPFGLSGSVSIRVSNELGAGHPRAARLAVSVVSVLAIVEGSLVATVLILIRNIWGYAYSNEVEVVKYVATMMPILAISHFIDAFQSVLSGTARGCGWQTIGAFVNLGSYYLVGIPSAIVLAFVLHLGGKGLWLGIVCALTVQLVSLMIITTRTDWEQEAKKATDRVYDSIIPETTVS
- the LOC130738814 gene encoding protein DETOXIFICATION 16-like isoform X4, whose product is MASALDTLCGQSYGAKQYQILGIHMQRAMFILMIVSIPLAVIWANTRSILVFLGQDPEISTAAGEYAKLMVPSLFGYGLLQCLNRFLQTQNIVFPMMLISGVTTSLHFLICWIMVFKSGLGYRGAAVANSISYWVNVFILSLYVKFSPSCKKTWTGFSRKALHSLPTFLRLAIPSAAMICLEMWSFEMMVLLSGILPNPKLETSVLSICLNTASTVWMIPFGLSGSVSIRVSNELGAGHPRAARLAVSVVSVLAIVEGSLVATVLILIRNIWGYAYSNEVEVVKYVATMMPILAISHFIDAFQSVLSGTARGCGWQTIGAFVNLGSYYLVGIPSAIVLAFVLHLGGKGLWLGIVCALTVQLVSLMIITTRTDWEQEAKKATDRVYDSIIPETTVS
- the LOC130738814 gene encoding protein DETOXIFICATION 16-like isoform X1, with protein sequence MESEHQKASLHSPLIQSSRATTERREVLEEVKKQLWLAGPLICVSLLNYSLNIISVMFVGHLGELALSGASMATSFASVTGFSFLVGMASALDTLCGQSYGAKQYQILGIHMQRAMFILMIVSIPLAVIWANTRSILVFLGQDPEISTAAGEYAKLMVPSLFGYGLLQCLNRFLQTQNIVFPMMLISGVTTSLHFLICWIMVFKSGLGYRGAAVANSISYWVNVFILSLYVKFSPSCKKTWTGFSRKALHSLPTFLRLAIPSAAMICLEMWSFEMMVLLSGILPNPKLETSVLSIWSVSYFRCFSHLFHIFIYILIVGDLCAFVSLNTASTVWMIPFGLSGSVSIRVSNELGAGHPRAARLAVSVVSVLAIVEGSLVATVLILIRNIWGYAYSNEVEVVKYVATMMPILAISHFIDAFQSVLSGTARGCGWQTIGAFVNLGSYYLVGIPSAIVLAFVLHLGGKGLWLGIVCALTVQLVSLMIITTRTDWEQEAKKATDRVYDSIIPETTVS